In Euwallacea fornicatus isolate EFF26 chromosome 26, ASM4011564v1, whole genome shotgun sequence, one DNA window encodes the following:
- the kmr gene encoding uncharacterized protein kmr isoform X3: protein MFKSVFLPLSKGLIGRINFCFPAAMDVLLLAASRLDPHKMDKLQKSHTFENQSQDTPNNDPMRHTHQHITAPQFYPMMHQHPQIYNKGHPHRAQSPFLLNINSQQVMHQTAHRHFQQYVAQYAHQHNTQVILNPPQQATQIPIQNEELLKQENSKEPESKTQTPKHKTKEGEKKQLRSPSARRPPNAPVTLQGWLHKQGSEGLMLWRKRWFVLSEYCLFYYKGSQEEKVLGSILLPSYKVSICGPNDKVTRKFAFKCEHANMRTYILAADSHDLMMQWIHVLNLACNLQINAENQRLTSEPNSFKSNSTPSGQTIANNPLSNKVVHNHTSSNTTEFSNSSQQELNQYNQPLYANAPPKPRRMTDGYCSPGPEILDRYSNYPVAKSPSTIYGRANPQEQLYHDAVFMAAQNVDRRTPEAYGRSNLTKYRNPSDYEDIYTEQGMYKRPLSPVAPDSVLKRAYPTLNVAYPMIKGYAPPPMEMLRRPYPDPVPMRRTPVQTISRPHSADFLEYKPQKLDTNPSVLPMAQQRRPKSSLDINICSKDCDLIPRPNHYFSDSRERDNDYFYSQERYAEKMRKSAQYLQKMPLNYQQTDPSHRKHRERYDLDTYSYNQPFKEQEIQNFQPVRSRSALSESSLLENDSISREYFSGQDQQYMRTMAPDQFTRSASARLAQSNNFEENVTRLEGERKREESMKRLLEWKQRMLQSPLNRKAHQTQAYRGYLGGKENTYMSPNYEADKKQKKSTMANRRSAHNLLQYNSYSSDDEENGEKSSEHTQAGRTMDTFPNNSDSLTHASFTSTTALNPPDEPVASTSFLTNKEGALPECSVAQLSATDDTAITTDIKSSGALVKAILSEFQNPCPDDLPILEGNYMPMSSQRNVLHPSNDIIEENHYVEMTRSVDSTLLDPGTNDQQQYEMVCFRDGMMEPVYMELPKEKMSSHELPDILKNPAIHENKSDSSDADEEACKDNIGKSRFSLSDSFRPASYYLGVSKAVPEFQDSSDSELVSPPPIPTSSPPLDDEDYIPTLRVKVNDSSNIVNRTSEEKGSFLSLRDLDDNLSRLSSNSGSIVSLTPNCRRPVSEDLCTPTEYEKIENIQSVEKYFEVLKLSEDVSEKDAASEDGGHAYENFSVSKRAAKQEALASNSMKKRLGSPNPLTEDFKPRCSRPDSSCSISAEISFFVSSNRSTPIINETQPTVPYYYSDLSNLVTLNNQRESVNGSKRDITRIINPLNIEREGKDTTKVLAAQARSASADFLNLTGKSGNIDRKNIFESDTLKRHKALETSDAESRNCYLQLKADKFQQECTDEKRVRKSYSLEGLIENVLNESFANESSNSIKNPNTTSEGSYLWEEDSVWREQLRSVSQRHTKSMDDLDSIEVDHDSIHKKHPRAITREVTYVNDILFKPESNKKPGKGEIKKKGSFLIDRETLRQWDLMSSAPSDDQVLKVMDPQGNRGYVVVDSGEGSTDTGDSNGQAQEAASGSISISTKDTTIGRDTFPRGSSLKSATPTIQNMQARSATNLDRAPYSKNMPTFPSWMPQSQSQYLYEREQDFRTSQRDLIAKPKINVSAGELLGRTHEELVLLLIQLRRQQAQTFQAIESCYNEIDTLQLHMRNLDQIKRMENLQKLERIKQNLLELEKQYEKRKPLVNLVDNMVKLGTLYKNPNERSDIARHIRERLEFNQYVQERRLLAEEKREWNRTEPNHFELQEKVRQLYQLDGLIQEESRNLHNLQRDKEDIERALGGLRNRLLKGLNTPEEIEQARRQQFILENELSRVHLMLAQNSKKLEETVAGNARLEQELLMLKQKLQNSRQHRTSPQFSNAGDSLPYLSGSSSHVLESDLERVQKKIGDLQKQREELSFQVRQLTDRSNTPNSQQNRNRSSPIDQSLNGNKKKPGTSTWRETDLDTMNSIDHGYDSYSSTSTTPLYINTDAKPLIASTDFQDRNVKTSDSTSDDIPISSNPLEKPEIKTVRIVKRESERRQRDREKTFNGKCDPLVEEDDSSQRSSVLFRPQSAVFEHHSLPTRTNGKPAELSPVFTSEAARQIITEVSTKSPCAQSQRRPIPKEHRRHHTAPQDNSVILGSLEGRRARDDLDIERALRQRIDAPDLVRSTLSNKDLKYNEETIDNILSTPNKILIPERYIPEHMPQPSVEEQEKRKKKVESIKKMLSDTAIISAPTTSIQDDKKSDHGCKSSSTSSISEEKKQREHLLQLNQILAKQVMEMSKVVAGSTDPDHS from the exons ATGTTTAAATCGGTATTTTTACCATTGTCCAAAGGTTTAATTGGACGGATTAACTTTTGCTTTCCGGCCGCAATGGACGTCCTACTTTTAGCTGCTTCCAG GCTCGATCCCCACAAAATGGACAAACTTCAGAAATCTCACACCTTCGAGAATCAATCTCAAGATACGCCGAATAATGATCCTATGCGACACACTCACCAGCACATCACGGCTCCCCAATTCTACCCCATGATGCACCAACATCCCCAAATCTACAATAAGGGTCATCCTCATCGCGCGCAGTCTCCCTTCCTCCTCAACATCAATAGCCAGCAGGTGATGCATCAAACAGCTCACAGACACTTTCAACAGTATGTGGCCCAATATGCGCATCAGCATAATACGCAGGTGATTCTCAATCCCCCTCAACAAGCAACACAAATTCCGATCCAGAACGAAGAACTATTGAAGCAAGAAAACAGTAAAGAACCAGAATCGAAGACTCAAACGCCAAAACACAAAACCAAAGAAGGAGAGAAGAAACAGTTAAGATCGCCATCGGCTCGGAGGCCTCCAAACGCCCCTGTAACTTTGCAAGGCTGGTTGCATAAACAAGGTTCCGAGGGGCTGATGTTGTGGAGGAAGAGGTGGTTTGTGCTGTCGGAGTACTGcttgttttattataaag GATCGCAAGAAGAGAAGGTCCTGGGCTCAATTTTGCTTCCTTCCTACAAAGTTTCAATCTGTGGTCCTAATGATAAAGTAACCCGGAAGTTCGCCTTCAAATGTGAACACGCTAATATGAGAACTTACATATTAGCTGCAGATTCACATGACCTTATGATGCAGTGGATTCACGTCCTTAATTTGGCTTGCAACCTTCAAATCAACGC AGAAAATCAACGCTTAACCTCAGAGCCCAATAGTTTTAAAAGCAATAGCACCCCTTCGGGACAGACGATAGCGAATAATCCTCTCTCTAACAAAGTCGTCCATAACCACACCTCTAGCAATACTACAGAATTTAGCAACTCCAGCCAACAAGAACTGAATCAATACAATCAGCCTTTGTATGCCAATGCCCCTCCAAAGCCTCGGCGAATGACCGATGGCTACTGCTCCCCTGGTCCAGAAATCCTGGACAGATACTCTAATTATCCAGTAGCAAAGAGCCCTTCTACCATATATGGAAGGGCCAATCCCCAGGAGCAATTATACCACGATGCTGTGTTCATGGCTGCTCAGAATGTAGACAGGAGAACCCCTGAAGCTTATGGAAgaagtaatttaacaaaataccGGAATCCTTCCGACTATGAAGACATTTATACAGAACAAGGGATGTATAAGCGTCCGTTAAGTCCTGTGGCTCCAGATAGCGTTCTAAAAAGGGCCTATCCGACGCTAAACGTAGCTTACCCTATGATAAAGGGATATGCACCTCCTCCAATGGAGATGTTGCGACGGCCTTATCCAGATCCAGTTCCCATGAGACGGACTCCAGTTCAAACCATATCTCGGCCTCACAGTGCAGATTTTCTGGAATATAAGCCGCAGAAACTTGATACAAATCCGTCCGTTTTGCCAATGGCACAGCAACGAAGGCCTAAATCCAGCTTAGACATCAACATATGCTCAAAAGACTGCGATCTTATACCTAGACCTAACCACTACTTCTCTGACTCTAGAGAACGAGACAATGACTACTTTTACTCTCAAGAAAGATATGCggaaaaaatgaggaaaagCGCTCAGTACTTGCAGAAGATGCCCTTGAATTATCAGCAAACTGATCCTAGCCATCGAAAGCATAGAGAAAGATATGACTTAGATACCTATTCTTACAATCAACCTTTCAAAGAGCAGGaaattcagaattttcaaCCAGTGAGAAGCAGGAGTGCTTTGAGTGAAAGTTCATTGTTGGAGAACGACAGCATTTCCAGAGAATACTTCTCTGGGCAGGACCAGCAATATATGAGGACGATGGCACCTGATCAGTTCACGAGATCAGCAAGTGCCAGATTGGCTCAAAGCAATAATTTTGAGGAGAATGTCACTAGGCTGGAAGGAGAAAGGAAG AGGGAAGAATCCATGAAAAGGCTTCTCGAATGGAAACAACGTATGCTTCAGTCGCCTCTGAATAGAAAAGCACATCAGACTCAAGCGTACCGAGGGTATTTAGGTGGCAAAGAAAACACATATATGTCCCCGAACTACGAGGCAGATAAGAAACAGAAGAAATCAACAATGGCAAACAGAAGATCTGCCCACAACTTGCTCCAGTACAACAGTTATTCCTCTGACGACGAAG AAAACGGGGAGAAATCGAGCGAGCACACACAGGCAGGACGGACCATGGACACATTTCCGAATAACTCTGACTCACTTACACACGCGTCATTCACTTCTACCACTGCTTTGAATCCACCTGATGAGCCTGTTGCATCCACATCTTTTCTAACTAACAAAGAAGGTGCACTTCCCGAATGTTCTGTCGCACAATTATCCGCAACTGATGATACGGCTATAACAACTGATATTAAGTCTAGTGGTGCACTGGTAAAGGCGATTCTGTCCGAATTCCAAAATCCTTGCCCCGATGACCTGCCTATTTTGGAGGGGAACTACATGCCAATGTCTTCCCAAAGAAACGTCTTGCATCCTTCAAATGATATAATTGAAGAGAATCATTACGTAGAGATGACTAGAAGTGTTGACAGTACCTTGCTGGATCCTGGCACAAATGATCAGCAACAGTACGAGATGGTGTGCTTTAGAGATGGAATGATGGAACCGGTGTATATGGAGCTGCCTAAGGAGAAGATGAGTTCTCATGAGTTACCCGATATCCTAAAGAATCCCGCGATTCATGAGAATAAATCGGATAGTAGTGATGCCGATGAAGAGGCTTGCAAGGACAACATTGGCAAATCGAGGTTTAGCTTATCAGACTCGTTTAGGCCAGCTTCATACTATTTAGGCGTGAGCAAAGCCGTTCCGGAATTCCAAGACAGTTCCGACAGCGAATTGGTATCGCCTCCCCCTATTCCTACTAGTTCTCCACCTCTCGATGATGAGGATTACATACCAACTCTCAGAGTAAAAGTCAACGACTCTTCTAACATAGTAAACAGAACCTCAGAAGAAAAGGGTAGCTTCttatctctacgagatctcgACGACAATCTTTCAAGATTATCATCAAATAGCGGATCAATTGTGTCTCTAACTCCAAATTGCCGAAGACCTGTGTCGGAAGACCTCTGCACTCCAACGGAGtatgaaaaaatcgaaaatattcaGAGCGTGGAGAAGTATTTTGAAGTCCTGAAATTGAGTGAAGATGTCTCAGAAAAAGATGCTGCAAGTGAAGATGGGGGACATGCCTATGAGAACTTCTCAGTTTCTAAACGCGCAGCTAAACAAGAAGCTCTAGCTTCTAACTCCATGAAGAAGAGATTGGGTTCTCCTAATCCATTAACCGAAGACTTCAAGCCTCGTTGCAGTAGACCCGACAGTAGTTGTTCCATATCTGCTGAAATAAGCTTTTTTGTTAGCTCGAATAGGTCAACACCTATCATTAATGAGACGCAGCCTACTGTCCCCTATTACTATTCCGATCTCTCTAACTTAGTAACTTTGAATAACCAAAGGGAGAGTGTGAATGGCAGCAAAAGGGACATCACTCGCATCATCAATCCCTTGAACATAGAGAGAGAGGGGAAAGACACTACCAAAGTTCTTGCAGCTCAGGCCCGATCGGCATCGGCAGACTTTCTTAATCTTACCGGTAAGTCTGGAAACATTGACCGGAAGAACATATTTGAGTCTGACACGCTGAAGAGACATAAAGCACTGGAGACTAGTGATGCAGAATCGAGAAACTGCTACCTTCAACTCAAAGCTGATAAATTCCAACAGGAGTGCACTGACGAGAAGAGAGTGAGGAAGTCGTATTCCCTGGAAGGTCTCATTGAGAATGTCCTCAATGAGAGCTTCGCAAATGAATCAAGTAACTCAATAAAGAACCCTAATACTACTTCGGAAGGCAGTTATTTATGGGAGGAGGACTCTGTTTGGAGAGAACAGCTCAGATCAGTTAGTCAGCGACATACCAAATCCATGGACGACCTCGATAGCATTGAGGTAGACCACGATTCGATTCATAAAAAGCACCCTAGAGCTATTACCAGGGAGGTTACCTATGTCAATGACATCCTATTTAAACCAGAGTCAAACAAAAAGCCGGGAAAaggcgaaattaaaaaaaaggggaGCTTTTTGATTGACAGGGAGACTTTAAGGCAATGGGACTTGATGTCCAGTGCACCATCTGATGACCAAGTTTTAAAAGTGATGGATCCGCAAGGCAATCGGGGCTATGTGGTGGTAGATTCGGGTGAAGGTAGTACCGACACTGGAGATAGTAATGGACAAGCTCAAGAAGCAG CGTCTGGATCCATAAGCATAAGCACCAAGGACACTACTATAGGCAGAGACACTTTTCCAAGAGGAAGCTCACTTAAGAGTGCCACACCCACCATTCAGAACATGCAAGCTAGAAGTGCCACTAACCTCGATCGCGCTccttattcaaaaaatat GCCTACGTTCCCCTCCTGGATGCCACAATCGCAATCTCAATACCTTTACGAGAGAGAGCAAGACTTCCGAACATCTCAACGA gACCTAATAGCTAAGCCAAAAATAAACGTATCAGCCGGAGAATTGCTTGGAAGAACCCACGAAGAATTAGTCTTGCTATTGATTCAATTGCGCAGACAGCAGGCTCAGACTTTCCAAGCTATTGAAAGTTGTTATAACGAAATTGATACCCTGCAG cTCCACATGCGAAATCTGGACCAAATCAAGCGAATGGAGAACCTCCAAAAACTGGAACGAATCAAGCAAAACTTACTAGAACTGGAGAAACAATACGAAAAACGCAAGCCTCTGGTGAACCTGGTTGATAATATGGTGAAACTGGGAACTTTGTACAAAAACCCCAATGAACGATCTGACATAGCGAGACACATCCGAGAGAGACTGGAATTCAACCAATACGTCCAAGAAAGACGACTTTTGGCAGAGGAAAAGAGGGAGTGGAATAGGACTGAGCCTAATCATTTTGAACTCCAAGAAAAAGTCAGACAGCTTTACCAGCTGGACGGTTTGATTCAAGAAGAGTCTCGGAATCTTCACAATTTACAGCGTGACAAAGAGGACATTGAGCGCGCCCTAGGAGGGCTAAGAAATCGACTATTGAAAGGTCTAAATACTCCTGAAGAAATAGAGCAGGCAAGGCGGCAACAATTTATACTCGAAAATGAGCTGAGCAGGGTACATTTGATGCTGgctcaaaattccaaaaagttAGAAGAGACTGTGGCTGGAAATGCTCGGTTGGAACAAGAACTGTTGATGTTGaagcaaaaattgcaaaattctcGACAGCATCGAACTTCTCCACAATTTTCTAATGCAG GCGACAGTTTGCCTTACTTATCAGGCTCATCGAGCCATGTTCTAGAATCAGACTTGGAGAGGGTACAAAAGAAAATCGGCGATTTGCAAAAACAAAGAGAAGAACTAAGTTTTCAAGTAAGGCAACTTACTGACAGATCAAATACCCCAAACTCCCAGCAGAACAGGAATCGATCCTCCCCAATCGACCAGTCACTGAACG GCAACAAGAAGAAACCCGGAACATCCACCTGGCGAGAAACCGATTTGGATACCATGAACTCAATAGATCACGGATATGACAGTTACTCAAGCACATCCACTACTCCTCTCTACATTAACACTGATGCCAAGCCCTTGATTGCATCAACAGACTTCCAGGATCGAAACGTGAAAACCAGCGATTCGACCAGCGATGACATACCCATATCGTCAAATCCTCTGGAAAAACCTGAAATTAAAACTGTGAGGATAGTGAAAAGAGAGTCTGAGCGTAGGCAGAGAGACAGAGAGAAAACCTTCAATGGAAAATGCGATCCTCTAGTAGAAGAGGATGATTCATCGCAAAGATCTTCAGTGCTTTTCAGGCCGCAGTCCGCAGTTTTTGAACACCACTCTTTGCCCACTAGAACAAACGGGAAACCTGCGGAATTGAGTCCCGTGTTCACCAGTGAAGCTGCTAGGCAAATTATAACAGAG gtCTCCACGAAGAGTCCCTGTGCCCAGTCTCAACGACGGCCAATCCCCAAGGAGCACCGGAGACACCATACAGCTCCCCAGGACAACTCAGTAATCCTTGGAAGTTTGGAAGGTCGTAGAGCCAGAGATGATCTAGATATCGAGCGAGCTTTGAGGCAAAGAATTGATGCTCCTGATCTAGTGAGATCCACTTTGAGTAACAAAGATTTAAAGTACAACGAAGAGACCATTGACAACATTCTGAGCACTCcgaacaaaattttgattcctGAAAGGTACATTCCCGAGCATATGCCTCAACCAAGTGTCGAGGAGCAGGAAAAGAGGAAGAAAAAAGTGgagagtattaaaaaaatgttgtcagACACTGCCATTATTAGTGCCCCAACCACGTCAATTCAAG atgataaaaaaagtGATCACGGATGCAAAAGTTCCTCGACTTCGAGCATTTCagaggaaaaaaaacaaagggAACATCTGTTGCAGCTCAATCAAATTCTCGCAAAACAGGTCATGGAAATGAGTAAAGTTGTTGCAG GGAGCACTGATCCAGACCATAGTTGA